AATTTTTGCCCATTTCCAGCTCGGCCCACCTGATTTTACCGGCCCAGCTGTTTGGCTGGGAAGACCAGGGCTTGTCCTTCGACGTGGCCGTGCACATTGGCTCGCTGGCGGCCGTGGTGATTTATTTTCGCAACGAAATCCTGGCCATGTTGAAGGCTTGGCTTGCCAGCATTTTCAGGGGGCAACAGAGCGACGACAGCAAGCTCGCCTGGTGGATTATTCTGGCGACTATTCCCGCCATTGGCGTGGGTTTTACGGCAAAAGATATGGTGGAAACCCACTTGCGTGGCCCTGGCGTAATTGCCATTACCACAGTTATCTTTGGCTTGCTGCTGTGGTTTGCTGACCGTATCGCCAAAGATGAAATGACCGAGTACCAAACCGGCTGGCGCAAGGCGCTGCTGATTGGTGTTGCACAGGCGCTGGCGCTC
This portion of the Shewanella amazonensis SB2B genome encodes:
- a CDS encoding undecaprenyl-diphosphate phosphatase, with translation MDTLQVIILALIQGLTEFLPISSSAHLILPAQLFGWEDQGLSFDVAVHIGSLAAVVIYFRNEILAMLKAWLASIFRGQQSDDSKLAWWIILATIPAIGVGFTAKDMVETHLRGPGVIAITTVIFGLLLWFADRIAKDEMTEYQTGWRKALLIGVAQALALIPGTSRSGITITAALMLGLKREAAARFSFLMSIPVILGAALLMTKDIITENHVVDWHALALGSILSFIAAYACIYFFLKIISRMGMTPFVIYRIALGVFLCGFIYL